Proteins from a single region of Pseudopedobacter saltans DSM 12145:
- a CDS encoding glycoside hydrolase family 73 protein: MAGRRFQYTGKQTPGNNTPASFTAKIASAVIRACANTGILPSVVIGQAIKESGSGNDYKAFVYNNPFGHMALASWSGDGVRLSTKKGAPYWRVYPNVYEGIKAHINNLQQGKYKLQGVALKKTPLAQLKALQAAGYNVGPDKNVYANKVAGIIDSYNLENYDRELMAYERNINDNNLAFHEQDGITKALHNIFA, translated from the coding sequence ATGGCAGGTAGAAGATTTCAATACACAGGAAAACAAACACCAGGAAACAACACACCGGCAAGTTTCACGGCTAAAATAGCTAGTGCGGTTATTCGGGCATGTGCCAATACCGGTATTTTGCCCTCTGTAGTAATTGGGCAGGCTATTAAAGAAAGTGGATCCGGCAACGATTATAAAGCTTTCGTGTACAATAATCCTTTTGGACACATGGCTTTAGCTTCTTGGAGCGGTGACGGTGTAAGGTTAAGTACTAAAAAGGGTGCGCCTTACTGGCGTGTGTACCCTAATGTTTATGAAGGAATTAAAGCGCATATCAACAATTTGCAGCAAGGAAAATACAAATTGCAAGGTGTTGCGTTAAAGAAAACGCCTTTAGCACAATTGAAAGCCTTACAAGCCGCAGGCTATAACGTGGGACCAGACAAAAACGTCTATGCGAACAAAGTAGCCGGGATCATTGATAGCTACAATTTAGAAAACTACGATCGTGAGCTGATGGCTTACGAAAGAAACATTAACGATAACAATTTGGCTTTCCACGAACAGGACGGAATAACCAAAGCGTTACATAACATTTTTGCTTAA
- a CDS encoding lysozyme, which translates to MKASESLKEQIKKEEGFAAKAYKDGFVNGKQMYSIGYGHQIQSNESHLLTATITKAQADTLFDKDLIQYENAVNKATRPLNQNQFDALLSFAYNAGVGAVAKILETWNATGDRVKTTDRMKLYNKWTVGGQLVENASLVARRLRETALFLSDAIVSGTKKKSSNCNCPNCGVSIDLVLSN; encoded by the coding sequence ATGAAAGCTTCAGAAAGTTTAAAAGAACAAATTAAAAAAGAAGAAGGCTTTGCTGCTAAAGCGTATAAGGACGGCTTTGTAAATGGTAAGCAAATGTATTCCATTGGTTACGGTCACCAGATCCAGAGCAATGAAAGCCATTTGCTTACTGCAACGATAACGAAAGCCCAGGCGGATACTTTGTTTGATAAAGATTTGATTCAGTACGAAAATGCTGTTAACAAAGCAACAAGGCCATTAAATCAAAACCAGTTTGATGCCCTGTTAAGTTTCGCTTATAATGCCGGTGTCGGTGCTGTAGCAAAAATACTGGAAACCTGGAATGCAACCGGAGATCGCGTAAAAACTACAGATCGAATGAAGCTTTATAATAAATGGACAGTTGGCGGCCAATTGGTGGAAAATGCCAGCCTAGTAGCCAGGCGTTTAAGGGAAACTGCTTTGTTTTTGTCGGATGCGATTGTATCCGGGACTAAAAAAAAATCTAGCAATTGTAATTGCCCTAATTGTGGGGTCTCTATTGATTTGGTACTTTCTAATTAG